In one window of Scyliorhinus canicula chromosome 17, sScyCan1.1, whole genome shotgun sequence DNA:
- the LOC119952285 gene encoding lysophosphatidic acid receptor 4-like, translated as MGNDSQNPTCFTNDSFKYTLYGSVYSIVFILGLLTNCISLYFFSCRMKMRNETTIFMTNLAVSDLLFVFTLPFKIFYNINRHWPFGDGLCKVSGTAFLTNIYGSMLFLTCISVDRFLAIVYPFRSRTIRTRRNTSIICAGVWLLVLSGGISASLFSTTNNRGDNSSTTCFEGFSKDTWKTYLSKITIFIEIVGFLIPLLLNLTCSSLVLRTLRKPETLSPIGANKERVLKMIIVHLSIFIICFVPYNSILFIYALVRSQAIANCPLERLAKIMYPITLCLATTNCCLDPFVYYFTSEYFQKYFNIRPRNKLDSIFKSETPLTVKGEPTAEGAVGSGNRNGANIQLESQF; from the coding sequence ATGGGGAACGACAGCCAGAACCCTACGTGCTTCACCAATGATTCATTCAAGTACACCCTGTACGGCTCTGTGTACAGCATTGTGTTCATTCTCGGATTGCTGACTAACTGTATCTCCCTGTACTTCTTCAGCTGCAGAATGAAGATGCGGAACGAAACGACGATATTTATGACGAATCTCGCCGTATCTGACCTCCTCTTCGTCTTCACGCTGCCCTTCAAGATTTTTTACAACATCAACAGGCACTGGCCATTTGGCGACGGGCTGTGCAAGGTTTCTGGGACGGCGTTCCTCACGAACATATACGGGAGCATGCTGTTTCTCACCTGCATCAGTGTCGACCGATTCCTGGCCATAGTTTACCCGTTCAGATCTCGGACCATCAGGACAAGGCGAAACACCAGCATAATCTGCGCTGGGGTGTGGCTCCTGGTTCTCAGTGGGGGAATCTCTGCATCTCTGTTCTCCACCACCAACAACAGAGGGGATAACTCCAGCACGACGTGCTTTGAAGGCTTCTCCAAAGACACCTGGAAAACCTACCTGTCCAAGATCACCATATTCATCGAAATAGTTGGATTTCTTATCCCCTTGCTGTTGAACCTGACCTGCTCCTCGTTGGTGCTGAGGACGCTGAGAAAACCAGAGACGTTGTCTCCAATTGGAGCCAACAAAGAAAGGGTGCTCAAGATGATCATTGTGCACTTGTCCATTTTCATAATATGTTTTGTGCCCTACAACTCCATCCTATTTATCTATGCCCTTGTGCGCTCGCAGGCAATTGCAAATTGCCCCTTGGAGAGGTTGGCCAAGATCATGTACCCGATCACTTTATGCCTGGCCACCACAAATTGCTGCCTCGACCCCTTTGTTTATTACTTTACGTCAGAGTACTTTCAGAAGTATTTCAACATCAGGCCCCGCAACAAGCTTGATTCCATTTTTAAAAGCGAAACACCCCTAACGGTCAAGGGGGAGCCAACGGCGGAGGGAGCAGTGGGTTCTGGCAATCGGAACGGAGCCAATATTCAATTGGAATCTCAGTTTTAA